AGAATATGCACTTATAAGCCTCACATATAGAATACCTTTCTCGGCACGAATGCAGACTGCATATGGGTTAGCAAACTGAGCCAATAGGCATTTGTTTTTGTCTCGGCCTCATGTTTCATCAGCAGTGTCCTCTTTGCCTGAAACATGCAAAAATGCTAGCCAAATTAACAAGCAGAAAAGTATGGTGCCTGCTAGATCATGTTCTCATAGTCAAGGGTACACATTAGAGCTGCAAAGTTAGTCGCAGCCAACGCAAAGCAGAGGCCCAGCTCAGTTCAACAGATAGTAGTAGGTTGTACCTCCTCTTTGACAGGCTCCAAGCCCTTACTGATGTTCCCACGCCAGCTCTAGTATTACCTGCATTACATGCCTGATCATAAATTCGAAAACAGCTTGGCTAAAACCTCATATAACTTTCagaataataaaacatgcaaagCAGAGTTCTATAACAAAAGCATGCAATGAACCAGGATTTTTGATAAATAAAATCAAGAGACCATGTTATACTCCAACAAGCTATACTACATATTGTCAGTTCTATCATCACACCGATTACATAATAGATGCATTGTTCAAGCATACTCAGGAGATAAACTTTAGATTTAAAACTGAAAATACACAAAAATCAATTGTCATATACATCCTCACAACCAAAGAAAGCACGAGCGGAGAAAGTTATAGATTTTCAACATATTCCTTCTAGGTCTGCAGCACACCCTACATTAAACTAAACATGCCCCCCAGGCAATTTCGGAACTCGTTTCGAACTACAGAGTTCATCTAGAACTGATAATACGTAACATTGAATAATCCATTTAGGCTAAAACACCCATAGTCTATTCAAAAAGACCGCCTCAACAGTGCAGATGTATCAAACAGACCAGTCTAAATTTTAAGCACCAACAAATTCATTTTTTTGCTGCTCCCCACAGGCTATAGATATGAATACCAATGGAGTTGCATACAGTAAGAAATGCAGAAATAGGAAAGTGATTTGCAGTCTCGATACCTCTCGCCTGAGGTCGTCGCTGACGCTTCCTTCATCCCCGAGATCCTCCTTCAGTGTTCCGCTCGCTTCAAGCTCTGAAATCAGCACGCACGCCACACCACACAGAAGAAACACCAAATCAAGCAGTCAGCTGTCCATCACTACCATATACGTATCGAATGCGACCTGATCGGCGCAACAAaagatttaaaacccactcactgTGTCGTCGTCTAGGAGGCGTCCCGAGCCGGCTCTGGCAACGAGCGGATCCTGAAGAAACAGATCATCGCCATGCAGACCAAAAACGAGGAAGATTTTTCCTAGATCGGGCCCGATCGCAGCCACCACTGCACCAGCGCAACCTCGAGCTCGGAGTTCGATTCCACCTTCAACCTTCCAAAAATCTGCAGTAAGCAACTCACTTAGATGTCGGGCTTGATAGAGCTCTGAAGAAATTACACTACATGAGTTACTGCTTGCTAAGTTTAGGAGTTAAAAAATGTGTTCTGGATGTGTGGATAGGCTCTGTTTCTACTCTATGTGGGAAGAATGGTTCATAGATTTAGAGTCTGAATCAAACTGAATTTTCTGTACATTGAAATGGAGATGCATCAATAATTTTGTGTACATTGAAATGGAGAATTAGGCTTGGATTGGATTCCCATTACTTTTATCCTGCCTCAGCAATTTTTGGCTAGGATAAAATCATGGGGTTTCCCCCCCAAAAAAAAAGCCCAGTAAGAAAGTAATCATAAGAATTAAAGCCTAGCAGAGAATCAGTTGGCATGTCAACAATCAGACAAAATAAAACCTACAGTCCTCGATTTTTGTTCCATCTAAAAAAGGTGCAATGTTAGAAACGGGAGTAAAATAAAATGTTGTGCAAATGAGAATCCAGAAAATTCATATAAGCAATGAAGCAAAGATGAAGAATAATTTTAATCTGCAAAATTCGTCTCGAGACTGCCATACTTCACCCAGGAGCTAGGAAAGCTAGAGtgcatatcacacacacattCAGGCAAGTAAATTACTTCGATTGAATCCATTCCTTTTCATATATGGCATAAAGGCATCTAGAGAAGAAAAATACTCGATGATGTCAGTTTACCTTGCTAAGCTTATAAAATCCATCCAGCTGATTAAGAAGCTCCATCGTTGTCCGCAGGATCTCACGATTATCACTGGTTCTAGCTGCTCTGCACCTCGGGTGCGGGCTGCTGCTGTTCGATATTTACATTCCATCACACCAAATCAGCAAAACTGAGAGCTGTTGACTTCAACAAAAGTGAGAACTGTTGACTTCAGCATGATAATAATGCATAAACCACACCAAAGATGGGGGCGTACTGTTTTTGGGACAGTGGAAGTGGACGAAGAACTATTGCATCCCATAAAAATGACTTCACCTGCCCATTACAAGACCAGGCCAACGCAGTTCTCCCCGGACGCGTCGGTGAGGCCGTCGTTCTGCTGCACGAGCGGCAGCAACGTGCCCTGGACCTCCTGGCGCAGATCCCGCTTTCCCCCTCCCGCGGCAGGTCGCCAACGACCTCGTCCAACCGGATCCGCGCGGCACCGGCCGGCCAACCCAGCACGGCGACGACACGCCACAGCTTGCCCGCACCGTGTGCCGACGTCGCGGATGGGGAGAAGGCCTGGGAGAGTGAAGGCGGCGCTCTCTGCAGCAACGACTCAACTCGAACGGCGGAGGAGCAAGGGCAGAGCAGGGGATGGGATGCGGCAGGAGAATGGGGGAGAGGAGAGGCGGGGGCGCCAAGAGGGGACGATGGGCGCGAGGGAGATGCGGGTTAGGTCGACGGGGGTGGCGTCTGGCTGGTTGTTCTCCTCCCGGTGGCTCCCCAGATCTGGCGGCGGCTGAAAGAAACGAGATGAGGAgacggcggctgcggcggcggcgttTCTGGGGGAGAGGCGGGGAGAGAAGGCTGCGTGTGGCAATTCGGGAGTAACCCCCCGATCTCCTTTTCCCTCTCTCTCACCCAATCGCTACCGTGTTTTTTTTGTCGTACCTGTGATGACGTGGCTATCGCGGGGAGGCGCCCTTGATGCGCAGCTGAATGGTTTTAATTAATCATCATCTCCAACTGACCATCTTTCAACCCCTTGTCAAGTTCTTGCACATTCTGCAGTTCTACTTGTCCGACCTCCACACAATTTAGATGGCTCATGGAATATTTTGCTGGTTGGCCCACACCGAAGGAATGATGGGGCACTAAGTTCCCTCGTGTCGTTTGCACGAACTTCTGCAGGTAATCACACAATTTGATGGTCCTTCCCTTCTTACATCTGCAACTAAATTGATCGGTCTGTGTGCATTACACACTCTGAGGTACTACGACGGTCAGTAAGGCTCAAATCCCCACCTACCAAGGTGAGTACCTACTGACGCCGCACACACGGATTGCATGAGCAGTATAACATCCACAAGCTACGCAAGGCAGCAGTACTAACCATATGCAGTACCAACTGATGCTAAACATCCACAAGCTACGCAAGGCAGCAGTACTAACCATATGCAGTACCTACTGATGCTAAAACCAATAGAGAGATACAACATGTAACTCTCGCTCATTAGACAGATACAACATGCATCACGTTGAAAGAAAATTAACCCGCCAACAAGTATAACCCGATAAAACCAACAGAGAAAACagaggaaagaaagaaaaacaaaaaagcGGCACAAAGTGAAAACCAACCCGTGCGTTGAAAACTGATAGAAGGTGTGTTGAACAAAGGTGGTTTCTTTATCCCACGGTACAGAGAAGATCCCTAGCAGGCTGCCAACCGGCAATGCTACACGTACGGGAGTTTTACATGAGTTTTACAGGCTGGGTTGAGGTGGGATGTGTTGATTGGCGATTAAGATGAAGCGGGCCCCTCCCTCAAAATTaggggggcagagggtgtgtttGACAGCAAAGTATTGCATAAAGTGTAGTATTGAAAAACTGCAGTATTTTTGTCTATAGGTCCTAGAAACCACAGTTTTGACATATCAAAGTATTTTTTTAGTATTGGGAATACTGTGACAGTGTTTGGCTGGTGCATGTTTAGGACGACGTAAATTAGCTAGCTAGCCATTTCATAGCAGTCGCAAGACATGAACGATCTTAGCTGACCAGTGGTTGCAAATTGAACAACCGTGCATAAACAGACCCGGCGGCAAGCTATGCATCAGCGGCACGGCACGGAAATgcgcggcgttgctctggcttGGCTGCGGCTTGACCGACAGTTGCTAACGCGGCGCGCTGAGGCATGGGGCGACATTGGGGAGCAGCACATGGACAGCAAGCAAGGCCGGTGTGGCTATGATCACACACAAGGGCCTGCGCAGGCTCAACCAGCAGTGTGTTTGGAGTTAGCGTTGTAGCCATCAGCGTGCCCGACCATGGCATGAGCAATCTGGGCATGTGGTGTCCAGGGGGCCGACCTGATGCACAACGCGTATGAGGAGAAGAGAAGCGCAAGTGGGAGTAGGAAGGACACCATTTTTATTTCCATTGCCTTCTCTTGGCTTGTCCCATGGCCGGCGATCTTCAGGCAGCGGTGGCGGCTTGGGAGCGAGGAAGGCGATAACGAACAGTCTCGTTTTCTTCGTGTGCTCTATTTTAAAAAAAGAGGTCTGGGTTTTTTTTAATGCAGAGAAAATACCACGGTTTTGACAATACCACAGTATAAATACTACAGTTTTTTTGGTTGCCAAACAGCTCACGGTAAATTAAACCATGGTATTTTGAAAAACTGCAGTATTGTCATAATACTTCAAAAAAACTGAGCTATCAAACAGGGCCTAAACCTTGTAAAAAGTCTCTGTAAGTCTAGCATTTTTGGGCTGCCAACCCAACAAGAAACGAAGACGGCAAGGGAATTAGGGAAACGCACGAAAACGGGGAAATCCTGTGAGCAGCAAATAGTCCTCAAAATACACAGGGACGTGTACACTAGGCCGGTCCATTTTTGCCAAAAAGCacagttttttttctttcttgtccttcctcttttgtttctttttttgtttttaaaaacAAATTCCGAAAAATTCCAATGTCTTTGTAACAAATTGTTCATCTTCAccaaaaaaaaattcagaattcaAAAATACAATAAAAACCGATAAAATTAAATCATTGTTCTCAGTTTTGAAGTTTTCCCCTTTTTATCAAAAAGGGgaatttttaaaaaaaaattgcaaATTTGAAAAGTGTTCATATTCTTCAAAGAAAGTTGGAAATTTTGAAACAATTGTTCACGTTTCCAAACCAAGTTTGTAATTTTGAATATGTTTctgttttcaaaaaatgttcaaaagtTTCAAACCTAATTGCATTTTCAACAAAAGGTTCACACTTGTTTCCTTTTTTCCAAAAAATGTTTGGAATTTTTGAAAATTATTCATACTATCttattttgttatttttcaataagtatacggaatttcagaaaatgttgcaactttgaAAAACAGGTACAAATTTGAAATTATGATTTAAAAAAACAGGTATATTTTTTAAAACACTAGAACTTTTTTGACTCTTTGAATAATATTCAAAAACACGAACAgtttttgaaatttcaaacaaatttgaaaacatgaacacattctaattttatgaacattttttggaatCATGAATAATTTTTTGGTAATTTCGATCAATTTTTCAAAAACGGGAACAATATTTGCAAAATATAAAACATGAAAAATAAGTACCAAAATAAATGCCACACCATGTGCATCCTTAATTGGCCCGCCCAGTCGGTTGTTGCCTATGCGACATGTCGACTATTTGACGCAGTTAGCAAGGACCTCCCACGAAAACGCGTATGTGTGCACAAGTAGACCGCCTCCTGTAACAAGCATCCTACGGTTTGAAAGTTAGATGAAACATAAATAAATTTCATCTAGATGAGAATTAGCAAATCTGTTATAAGAATGGCCTTTTTAATCCAAACAAAAAAGTGCATAAACTTGTGACAACATAAAAACTAACTAAAACTTTTCTTTTCTTAAATTTCTCCTAAATCCTGACCTAACTTAAATTCTTCTAATCCAAACAATCACTGAGGTGTCTAAATGCAATTCAATTTTTTCTTTGATACGCCGGTACCTTAACCATACTACTGATCGTAAAACTGCCTCGTACTATGATATTTATTAATGCAAACATTGCACGCAGAGAAAGAGGCATCATATGTAACTTGTTTAATTAATATGAAACATGAGAGATTTTTCACACAATAATCATGCTACTTGTTACTCCCTTTGTTTCATAATTCTTGTCGGCAAAAATTATGAAACAGAGGGAGCAGTTGGCTTTGTTTTTTATATATCTTAAAAAATAGGATTAGTGGGCTCCAGGGGTGAGCCCACGTTGTGCCAGCAGGTAGCACAGGACACCGGGTAAAAAAATGTCTTACGTTATACCTATAGAGCCCACGTATCCTGGGACACCCCTAATTTTTCTAGAGGGACACCCGTACAAGGCTCCACCCAGCACAACTCAAGTGCAGCCCAGCGCGTGACGAAGGCCCAGTCAACCTGTCTAATGCAATTAGTGGATCGATCGATCAATAGATCCATACGTGTTTTCCTATTCGTCCGCTCCACGCTGCGCTTTGTGCCCTTGTGCCCTTGACCTTTGGCTTTCGTCCGTATCCCCCCGTACGTCGTACTCGCCGCCTATCGCCATATCACGGCGAGTCGTCGAATCGGTGGAGAAAAGAAGGAACAGGTACGCTGCATCAGTCCCCAAACCCAATGCGGTCTGCCTCAGCCTCTATTGCATATCCGGTTCTAATTATTGCTTTTTTCTCTAACCCTAGGGAATTAGGGCTACTGAATAGGACTAGAGATTTTGATTGTATTGGGTAATTGGactttttaaaataatttcaCACTGAGTGGAGACCAATATTGCAACACTCTAGGACGGCAGCACAATATCAAATAATTTTTATGTTACAACCGTGCAATTGCAATTCAAGTATTCTGTGCGTACACATGATTCATAGTTCTTTTCTTCCTTGCAAATTTTAATTATTTGAATAAATTGCAAATTTCAGGTGAAGCTCGGTTTATTGAAAGGTTTCTAAAAAAGAGGAAAACCTCAGTGCAAGATGAAAATGTTGGTCCGTCACACGAACATAATCAGAATGATGTCTCTTTCCCGCCACCGTCAGATGGACAAAGTAATGCCTCACCGCATGAATGGGATTAATGTCCCACCCCGCCATCACCACATGGACAAAATAATGCCTCCAGATATGGAGTTCTGCCAATAATACAAGGAATTCATTTCAAGATGAAGAAGAGATCAATTGGGAAGGAAAAAAATGATCGAGGTAAAAGGAGAAGCATTGATGAGTACCGTCCAAATCAGCAAGATTTGGTAAGAAGGAAATATTTGGCCAATGGGCCTTCTCAACCTTGTACTTATTCTTAAGTGGATTGTTCTAATGATGTTATTGATTGGTTGCTTCAAGAATTTGATAATAGCTTCACAAAGAAAAATTCTGAACTGCTTGTTTGCTCGGCGACTTTGAGCCCAAATTAATTATTTCGTGATTTCAACATAGTGCATTTGATGAGTCTTGCTAAATTTTATCCAAAATATTTTGATGATGGAGAACTCAGGGACCTTAGACATCACCTTCATCTTTACATTGTTGTGTCCGAGCAAGATGATCGCTCCTCTGGTTTAAGTAATATTTGTGAGCTCTCTCAAAAAATGGAGACAAGAAAACATGTTGTCTATCCCTTGGTTTATCAGACTTATTATTGCACAACTGTAATTAATATTTTTCTAAGTGGATTTGCTTCTTTTGATTTGTAGGCAATCAAGTGTTGCATTTTCTTGTCATCGGTTATACTTTATCCATAATCTGGACACTTCGGTTCTTCTTCAACGTTCAATTTCCTGCTATCAACTAATATTTCAAGTGAAACTCTTTATTTTAGATCTCTGGTAAGCATATTCAACGTTACATTTGTATTCTTGGTATATTGTATTGTTATAAGTGTGTTACTTTTATCTATATAATTACATGAGATCGACATATATGTGATAGAGATGGGACCTCGGGTCATTTTTGTCCTGGGTCCGCCCCTGGTGGGCTCGTATCTCTACTTCTATAAAAGACTTAGTTGGTGATGATTGTGTGTCTGGCATTCATCGTTTCTGACCatcagatctgcatctaacgactgtgaggtaagctGTGACATTTTTGCAACAAAACCCCACTTCTCTGCTCTAATTTACAGAAAACCcattagtatcttgaaaccaaccacatccccGCCTCACCTAAAAAACCACTAGGAATGTATTTTGAGTGAAACCTAGTAACAAAACAAATTCAAATGATAAGTGTCACACGTGTGGCACGAAGCACTCCGGTCCTGATGTTTTCTATAACTAAAGTTGTCATTCGAAAAGAAAAAGTAAACCTAAAAGATCCTGAAATTTGTCATCCGAAAGAAAAGTTGCCATGCTTGACAATTAAGTTGTCATCCTCGTGTCATTAAACTTGCCATAAAAAACCTTCAGAGTTGGTATGTGTTTGTGCCACACATGTGACATTTATCATGATCCAAAGCAAAAGAGAGTAGCTTGATTCCAAACATATACGAGCATAGATGAAAGGTGATGCTGCCATGACGGTGGGAGAAGATCTCGAACAACAAGGGCAAAAGACAAGTAAACGAAAATATGTACTAAGCTCTCGTATCAACATGACATTACCATCTCCAGTACAAGTCGATCGAAAATCGAAGAAACATGAAGCATGACTGTAGACAGCAAATTCACACGGCATGCCGAACCGTCGACCGCCACGAGGTGACCGATCTCCGATCCTACCAGTAGTCTTGGCCGTAAAGCAGGCCGGCGCCTCCCGTTTGATCATACATGCTCTGGAACGGCGGAGGCATGGCTCCGGCGCCGGTCGCGTAGTCCGCCGTGGACGCCATCGCCGGAGGCAAAGCCCGGGCGCCCGCAGCGGCCGTAGCCCCCGCCGTCGGAGAGGCGCGCCCGAACGAGGAGTAGGAGGATGAGGACGACGACGAGTAGTAGGACGAGACGCCCGGGGCGTCGTGGTCGGCCACGTTGGAGTCGCGGCCCGTGAGCTCCTGCACGACGGCGCGGAACTCCTCGGCgctggcggtgagcatcatgggGCTGGAGATGTAGACGACCTTGATCCCCTTGCCGCCACCCTTGCCCTTCCCGCCGCCCTTGCCGTGGTGGTGCACCGGCGGCTTGGAGATGCCGTTGTGCTGCCCGTGGTGCACGCTCAGCTTGTCCATCCCCACAATCTCGATCGAATACGTACAGCAGCAATGGGACGAAGCCAAGGAGAGCGCGCGCCTCGCTGCGATGAAGTTGAAGCGGACAGAGCGATCAACCAGCTGAGCCAAGTTGGTTAAGCTAAGCTGCTTTGGGATGAGGAGGTGATGGGGGGGTTTTGTTGGCGGGGCCTTATATAGGGTTGCGCGGCCGCAAGATTACAAGGTCCGGTCAGGGAGACGATCTTTGTTTCAAGATATCACCACTGCGCTTCTGTGGCTGTGGATTGGCCCCTGCAGGTTCCCGGAATCCGCCGGATAATAATTTTGTTGCAGGCTCCGGCCGGAGCGAATTGTGGCACATGGGGCTTTGATTGAGCTTGGGGTCACACCACACCGGTATCTCCCGCAGCACCGCACGGTCATAGGGCGTGACGGTTTCGTGCGCATCGTACCGTTGCTTGGGAAAGTTGGTGAGTGGGTTGATTGGACGACCGGCGCGGGATAATTTTGAGAGAGAGAGGTGAAGGTTCCTGGAAAAGCAGGGCGCTGGAGTTATTGATCTTGGTCGACATGGACGTGGACGTCTGGTTACTTTTGTGCGCGTGACCGTTTGTTCACTTGTGCCCAGGCTTGTACTGCTAGTgtaattttttttttgaggggtacTGCTAGTGTATCTGAAAGGGGGTGCAGGCGTGTGGTGCGTACATGTCGCCTTTCAGTTCAAACCCTACAACATCTCGGTGGTCTTCCTGTTCCAGTCCACGTACGGCTTCACCGAGAAAATCTGCGTTTGGCGCCGTGGCGATCGGCATCGATCGAGATGTCTCTTTGTTTCTCTGTGTGTACCACATGCACGTGCATCCGTGGTGTGAATTTTCCCGTGGTAGGAAAGTGCCTGCTTCCAGACCAAGGGGATACACGTGTGAATTTTCTCACTGCCAGTTTTAATTGATCGATCTGAGGTTGTGTTAGGATGGCAGCTACAGTAGTGTACAAGACAATGTTTAGGCCATGCAACACAATTGCATCGGTGCACTGGAcacgtatatatgatgtacaaGATGAGTGCcacaacctcaactatacaagaGAATTAGGAGGTGGGCCCAAGACACAATATACACCTCCACCCCGCGCAGTCGAAGCATCGCCAAAGACACAGAGACTGAAACGAAACTCCTCGAAGGTGGAAGTTGGCAGACCCTTAGTCATCACATCGGCGACTATTGTGCGGTCGGAACATGGAGAACCCGAATGCGTCCAAGGGCTACCTGTTCACGCACAAAGCGAATGTCCAGCTCGATGTGCTTGGTCCAGCGATGGTGAACGGGATTGGTGGAAAGATACACCGCAgagacgttgtcgcagtagacaACCGTGGCCTGGGAGACATCATGATGCAACTCCTGAAGTAGCTTCCGTAGCCAGGTGCACTCGGCGACTGCGTTAGCCACTGCTCGGTACTCGGCCTCCGCGCTGGAGCGCGGAACTATGGTTGTCGCTTGGGCGACCACGAGACGAGGGAGGGACCGAGGTAGACGCAGTAGCCAGAAGTGGAGCGACGTGTGCCAGGGCAGCCAACCCAATTAGCATCGGAATAAGCCACCATATCCATAGAGGTGGACGCCGTGAGAGTGAGTCCAAGAGACATCGTGACATGGATATATCGGAGAATCCGTTTCACGAGTGTCCAATGGGAGTCACGAGGGGCGTGCCTATGGAGACACACTTGCTGAACAGCGTACTGTAGATCTGGTCGGATGAGTGTCAGATACTAGAGAGCACCGACGATGGACCGGTAGAATGGAGCATCCGACGCGGGCGAGCCCTCGAGAGCAGAAACCTTGGCCTTCGTGTCAACAGGAGTAGCAACAGGATGACAGTTGAGCATGCCAGCACGCTCAACTAGCTCATGCACATACTTATGTTGATGAAGAAAGAAGCCGTCGGGTCGCCGAACAACCTCAATGCCAAGGAAATAATGGAGAGCGCCCAAATCCTTGATGGCAAACTCGTCACAAAGCCGTAGAGTGATCTGCTGAATAAGGGTTGCGGAGGAGgccgtcaggatgatgtcgtcgatgtagagcaGCAAATAAGCCGTCGTGTCGCCGCGGTGATAGACAAACAACGAGGCATCCGAGCGGGTGACGCAGAAACCAAGTGTCTGAAGAAAACCGACGATACGCTGGTACCAGGCGTGAGGTGCTTGCTTGAGACCGTAGAGAGACCGGGACAGCAAGCACACATGGCCAGTATGAGAGGCGTCGACGAAATCGGTGGGCTACTCACAGTAAACCTGCTCCTCAAGTTGGCCATGAAGGAAGGCATTGGAGACATCCATCTGATTAACCGGCCAGCCACGGGAGACCGCCAGCTGAAGGACGGTGCGGATCGTTCCGGTTTGACAACCGGTGCAAACGTCTCAGTGAAGTCAACGCTAGGACGCTGCCGAAACCCACAGACCACCCAGCGAGCCTTGTAGCGCTCAAGTGTGCAATCCGAGTGGGTCTTATGACAAAAAAAACCACTTGCCGTTGATGACGTTGGCGCGAGGAGGCCTGGGAACCAGTGTCCAGGTACGGTTCCGCAGAAGAGCGTCAAACTCTTTCTGCATCGTAGCAAGCCAGTGAGGATCACCTAGGGCTACTCTGGCAGACGCAGGAATCGGGGACGACTCTATGGTGGAGGCAGTGAGGAGATACTCATTGCTGGAGTACCGCAGGCTCGGGCGGTGAACGCCGGCTCGGGCCCGAGTGAGGGGGCAAGACAGCAACTCCGGGACGGCCGAGGCCGGCGAGGCGGCCGGCGAAGGAGCCGCGCCCGAGGCAGCCCAGGAGGGCGCCGGTGAGGCGGCCGGTGAGTCAGCTAGCGAGGCGGCCGGCGAGGCCGCCGGCGAATGCACTGGCGAGGGCGACGGTGACGGGGAGGGCGGTGtagttggggaacgtagcatgcaattacaaaaaatttcctacgcccacgcaagatctatctaaaagatgcatagcaacgggaggggagagtgtgtccacgtaccctcgtagaccgaaagcggaagcgttagcttaacgcggttgatgtagccgaacgccttctcgattcaaccgatcaagcaccaaacgtacggcacctccaagttctgcacacgttcaactcgatgacgtccctcgaaatcttgatccagcaaagggtcgagggagagtttcgtcagcatgacagcgtggtgacggtgatggtg
This genomic window from Aegilops tauschii subsp. strangulata cultivar AL8/78 chromosome 4, Aet v6.0, whole genome shotgun sequence contains:
- the LOC109777223 gene encoding uncharacterized protein, which gives rise to MDKLSVHHGQHNGISKPPVHHHGKGGGKGKGGGKGIKVVYISSPMMLTASAEEFRAVVQELTGRDSNVADHDAPGVSSYYSSSSSSSYSSFGRASPTAGATAAAGARALPPAMASTADYATGAGAMPPPFQSMYDQTGGAGLLYGQDYW